A genomic stretch from Telmatocola sphagniphila includes:
- a CDS encoding DUF1501 domain-containing protein encodes MSKFIDSDFASAARLTRRGMFQSVSGGLCGAALSYLVGDTLTGSAQLLASEKPGDLKPRPPHFAPKAKSVIHLFMNGGPSQMDLFDPKPELDKHHGQAYADRIAGEIEFLKDAGSLMRSPFKFAKHGQCGAWVSEAMPHLAGVVDEVAFIRSMFTTNLTHEPAVYLIQTGKMGPGRPTLGSWVVYGLGSENQNMPAYIVLDDPRGLPVNGVENWQAGFLPPMFQGTRFRSTGSPVLNLNPEKERPKTVANAERDLLAKLDQLHKTERPGQPVLDARIASYELAARMQLEATDALDISKEPQSIRDMYGIGREPTDSYGRRCLIARRLVERGVRFVQLYINQQIWDNHTSLASELKSACNRTDQPTAALLRDLKQRGLFDSTLVVWGGEFGRLPIAQLPPDKNERQAGRDHNKNAFCTWMAGAGIKGGTSYGKTDELGMAAVENRVSVGDWHATILHLLGMHYDQLFYEQNGLKEKLTGVEEAHVVKGILS; translated from the coding sequence ATGTCGAAATTTATCGATTCAGATTTTGCAAGCGCTGCTCGCCTGACGCGCCGGGGAATGTTTCAAAGTGTTTCCGGTGGCCTGTGCGGCGCCGCCCTGAGCTATCTCGTGGGAGATACGCTAACAGGGAGCGCCCAGCTTTTGGCGTCCGAGAAGCCCGGCGACCTGAAACCCCGTCCACCCCATTTTGCTCCCAAGGCGAAGTCGGTCATTCACCTCTTCATGAACGGCGGCCCGAGTCAGATGGATCTGTTCGATCCGAAACCGGAGCTCGATAAACATCACGGTCAGGCCTATGCGGATCGGATCGCGGGAGAAATCGAGTTCCTCAAAGATGCCGGCTCTTTGATGCGCAGCCCCTTCAAATTTGCGAAACATGGTCAGTGCGGTGCCTGGGTTTCCGAAGCGATGCCGCATTTGGCCGGTGTGGTCGATGAAGTCGCTTTTATTCGCTCCATGTTCACTACCAATCTCACGCATGAACCGGCCGTTTACCTGATTCAAACAGGCAAAATGGGCCCCGGCCGACCCACTCTTGGCTCCTGGGTCGTCTATGGTTTAGGGAGCGAAAATCAAAATATGCCGGCGTATATCGTACTGGATGACCCCCGCGGTCTACCGGTCAACGGCGTCGAGAATTGGCAAGCGGGATTCCTGCCACCGATGTTTCAGGGGACGCGATTTCGATCCACGGGTTCGCCGGTTTTAAATTTGAATCCGGAGAAGGAGCGGCCCAAAACGGTTGCAAATGCAGAAAGAGATTTGTTGGCAAAACTCGACCAGCTGCACAAGACCGAACGACCGGGACAACCGGTCCTCGATGCCCGAATTGCGAGTTACGAATTGGCTGCTCGGATGCAATTAGAGGCTACCGACGCTCTCGATATTTCCAAGGAACCTCAATCAATTCGGGATATGTACGGCATCGGCCGCGAGCCGACCGACTCCTATGGTCGACGCTGTCTGATTGCCCGTCGATTGGTGGAACGCGGCGTCCGATTCGTACAACTCTACATCAATCAGCAGATCTGGGACAACCACACTTCACTCGCGAGTGAACTGAAATCCGCATGCAATCGAACCGATCAGCCGACGGCGGCCTTGCTTCGCGATCTGAAACAACGGGGACTGTTTGATTCGACTCTAGTTGTATGGGGTGGCGAATTCGGACGCTTGCCGATAGCGCAATTACCTCCGGACAAAAACGAACGACAAGCCGGCCGCGATCACAACAAGAATGCGTTCTGTACCTGGATGGCCGGTGCCGGGATCAAAGGCGGCACCAGCTACGGTAAAACGGATGAACTCGGAATGGCTGCGGTCGAAAACCGGGTGAGCGTCGGGGATTGGCACGCCACCATTCTGCACCTGCTCGGCATGCACTACGATCAGCTTTTTTATGAACAAAACGGATTGAAAGAGAAACTCACTGGGGTTGAAGAGGCCCACGTGGTTAAAGGAATATTGTCCTAA
- a CDS encoding YncE family protein yields the protein MSKRFTKFRFLLASVFGLSVFLTLAKIAPAEDVSDKPYKILTTTQIPALGGIDYVTADSLNRRVYVACGNAVSVFDLDTYKLTGTLEKASGHGVAVDPENHTGLVAGNPATFFNTKKLEAITTLPAPGADGYLFDPTTHHFFILSHRAPNVLVVDSKDGTVVGKIEAIGPDGSNAAVEQGVTDGEGHLFFDIANEHHIAVVDAKTLKVTGHYDLGEKGKAPAGLAIDTKNHILFAMCRGGSGGTPTCVILSSIDGKILTTLPLAGNSDGAVFNPRTMEAFSSHGNGTLSVIKEKSPKEFVVLETVKTKTGAKTCTLDTKTDRVILITREPAPNKESKEGRPAQLLDVIFVGR from the coding sequence ATGAGTAAGCGATTTACAAAATTCCGCTTCTTGCTGGCATCAGTTTTCGGGCTATCCGTCTTTTTGACCTTGGCAAAGATCGCACCGGCCGAGGATGTTTCCGACAAGCCTTATAAGATTCTTACGACCACACAGATCCCGGCTCTGGGAGGGATCGACTACGTAACCGCGGATAGTCTCAATCGCCGGGTTTATGTCGCTTGCGGCAATGCAGTTAGTGTGTTCGATCTCGATACCTATAAGCTGACGGGAACTTTGGAAAAAGCGTCTGGGCACGGCGTTGCCGTCGATCCAGAGAATCACACCGGATTGGTCGCTGGAAATCCCGCGACGTTTTTTAATACGAAGAAACTCGAAGCGATTACCACTCTGCCAGCTCCGGGAGCCGACGGTTATCTCTTCGATCCAACGACCCACCATTTTTTTATTCTCAGCCATCGAGCACCGAACGTCCTCGTCGTTGATTCCAAAGATGGAACTGTCGTCGGAAAGATTGAGGCTATTGGTCCTGATGGTAGCAATGCCGCTGTCGAGCAGGGGGTAACCGATGGCGAAGGGCATCTGTTTTTCGATATTGCCAACGAACACCACATTGCCGTCGTCGATGCCAAAACACTCAAAGTTACTGGCCATTATGACCTTGGCGAGAAGGGCAAAGCCCCGGCAGGCTTGGCCATCGATACTAAGAATCACATTCTTTTTGCGATGTGCCGAGGTGGCAGCGGAGGAACACCCACCTGTGTTATTCTCAGCTCCATTGACGGCAAGATCCTCACGACGCTTCCTTTGGCCGGCAATAGCGATGGGGCCGTTTTCAATCCTCGCACCATGGAAGCCTTTAGCTCTCATGGCAACGGAACTCTCAGCGTGATCAAGGAAAAGAGCCCCAAGGAATTTGTGGTCCTGGAGACTGTTAAAACCAAGACCGGAGCGAAAACGTGTACCCTGGATACCAAGACGGATCGAGTCATTCTGATCACTCGAGAACCGGCTCCGAATAAAGAAAGCAAAGAGGGGCGTCCGGCACAGCTTTTGGATGTGATTTTTGTCGGACGATAA